Within the Mycteria americana isolate JAX WOST 10 ecotype Jacksonville Zoo and Gardens unplaced genomic scaffold, USCA_MyAme_1.0 Scaffold_66, whole genome shotgun sequence genome, the region ACCCTTTGTGTTTCCTGCTGCCCGGCACAGTCATTTTCCCACTTCTTCCTGGGTATCAGAGTTTCTAATCTTCTCAGTGATGTCCTTCGACTACTACATTGCCGTACACAAACAGCTGCGTTACATCACTATCATGCCAAAGATACTCTGCTTCTTTCTATGCCTGGGAGCATGGCTACTGAGTTTTGTGGTCATGAGCTCCAAGATGTCTGTACTGCTGGTACGGTGTCTTCTCTGCTCCAAGAACAACATTGACCATTTCTACCGTGATGCCGGGCCTCTCCTGAGCCTGGCCTGTGGTGGTACAATGCTCTTTGAGACCCTTGGCTTTCTGGTGCCCATCCCCATCATCCAAGGCACTCCGCTTTTCAAGGTAGTTTTCTTCACCTGTATCATCCTTGCAATTCTCCATACATTCCCTTGTCTTCCAGCCACCAGAAGGCGCTACCTGCTTGTAGCTCCCATCTCACCATGGTCCCCATCCTCTATGGAGCTGTCATCTTCATGTACCTGAAACTCATGGCTCGCTCATCCTTTAGTCTCAGCAGAGTGGAGTCCACCCTCAACACTCTCCTGACTCTTTTGCTGAGGCCTTTCAGCTATACCATCAGAAACAAGGAGTTGAAGGCAGCTCTGAGGAGAACGGCAAGGCAGTGAAAGGCTACTTCAGCCTAGCAAAGGTTCCTGACAGGCCAGAAAACAGAGCCCAACCCCTGTGTTTGTGGAACTGCAATACAGCTGCACTTTTAGGTTAAACAACAAGCATGGGTTTTAGTCTTCTCTCAAGACCTTCTGATGAAGAGCCTTTCTCTTCAGTTACACCCATTTTGAcataaggaggagaaaagaaagtgagcAAAACTTGCAATTTATGTCCTTTTCAAAACAGTGTATTGTGATCAGGCCTAGCATGGTTTTTCAGAGGAAACGAGATACTTATGTGGACAATGTCCTTTTTAAACGTTGGCCTTGTTCTCCTTAATCGACATACACTGCAGGCAAAGATGGCATCAACATTTGAATTTGTTGTCTAGAAGGATTTTGTCATGATCAAGAGAAATGAGCACCCCCAAAGTATGAGACGGCTGGTCCATCTCAGACGGCAGATAATTCTACCCCACAAGCATCTATTGATTATTGCCGTAACCTAGGCAACAGATGTCTTATGTGCAGAAGGTCTCAGTCCCAGGgtcagagctggggctggagcccaggccAAGGCTGGACTCAAGAGAGGCCCGTGGCTGCCAGTGACTACCCTGGACCACCTAGGAGGGCAGGAGGGCAATAGTAGCCCAGGCCAGGCACAGAtatggcagagctggggcaggcctGCGCTAGGCCTGAGCTCCCATAGAGACCCTGGGCCAGGGGCCAAGCCAGAGCTGGGACCCATGGTTGCACTGGGCCTAGGTGGGCTTGGTCCTGATGCTTGTCGCTCCTGTGTGAACACTTGACCCAGCACTGTCTCCCACACAATCCAGCCTAGGGAGACATGCCCGCCATCCTTACCCAGCACAGAGGAATGACCCTGCCCTCCATCCTGGTCCTATGGCGCTGGTGGTGTGTGGGGTCTGTGCAAAGGCAGAGCCCCCACACCACAGGGCCCCAGGGTCTGCAGATGTGGGAAGACCCTGGCCTGTGTGTGCAGACCGGCAGTGCTGCCCGGAGCACAAGGGCCACTTCAGCGCCAGGGCTCTGGGAATGCTGAAGGAGCTTGGTGCCTGGGGGGAGGCACTCCAGTGTGTGCTCTATGGTTGGGCTGGTGCATGCCCAGCTCACAAAACCTGCTGAGTGCAGGACCAAATCCCACTGTCACTGCCatgtctctgcagagctgggagtaTCTCCTCTCACACAGCACCCTtccggagcagagctgggtggtgGCCCTTGTGGGGCTGTAGAGTTTCTGGGCCTGGAGAAAGCTGCTCCTTGCTTGGGGAAGACAAGGCACCAAGGAGCATCCATGTGTGGCTGGGCACCAGTCACTCTCCTGGGCTTGCCTTCACCCAAGGGGGTGTTGAGTTCACAGGGACAGGGGACTCCAGTGTGGGGCCTGCTGTAGCTGACACCAGTGTACTAACTTGTGAACACCTCAGCCCTACACATGTTGGCAACGGGTGGGCCATGCCACATGCTGTGCTGAAGGGTGATAGGGCTGCATGGggaagctgtccctgctgcccatGCCCAGGCATGCTGACCATGGCCCCTACATCAGGGGATGGAAGAGATGGGCAGGTGGAGTAGGGACTGTGGGCCATCCCCAAGGCTATTGACCCGTTCCCAATTCCTGCCATCCTTTGGGAACATCGTCTGCTGAGCCTCCTACCCCGGCACAGCTCCACCGAAAGCAAGAGGAGCACTCTTCCCCAAGAGCTTGTGGGACTGCTGACCTCCCTGGGGCCTCCCACATGCCCACAGTTCCTCTCTGGAGGACTGCAGTTGTCAGGGTTCCTGTTCACACAACGTGCTCCAGGGCCACGGGGGTATTTCTGAGCAGAGACTAGCAAGGCAAGGACTGATGGCCGTTGGCTGTGCAGCAACTAGGGCTGTCTTCCTCAGCTTCAAGAGGCAGTGCCTGAAAGAGGACTCGCTGCAGTATGTCCCACCCTCCAGTCCCTCTAGGAGTGATGAAGGGTTCCCCTGTGCCCCCACCTAATTCCTTCCGCAAAGCAATGGCTTTCTTCGTCAGCAGTCAGTATGCGGATGGAAAGACCACCTAAGGGACACAGGCAGGGTTGCAGCAAATTTTAATGAGtctgaagagggaaaagaggtcACGGCAAGTGGAGGCCCCCAGtgaggggaggagcaggagcagccaagAATCTGTTCCCCTTTTCCTGTGGCAGAGTTCCCACAGGCCATCTGTTGACCTGCCTGGTAAAGGGAGACAAGCTAGCAGGTCAGTCCAGGCTGGTTTCTGGGGTCCTCACAGCAGGCTTGAAGGGAGcacaagacaacaaagaaaagagagaaaaatggtgaGTGTAAGACTGCTCTTTAAACAATGGCATGAAGTTTGATCCTCTGTCCAGCAGCACGTTCTgagttcctgggggtccttctgtGAGGCTGTTGCCAGCATCTTTAGCAGGGGGGGCACCTTCTGCCacagtagcggctggaaatgccagagaggtcacagcacccagaggtgatgggcactccatcacagctgaggatgctgccaacagcagcggaggtggaagagcccacaacggtgttctgtgggaaggagctgaggatggggccaggcagggtcaccaccacaggggagggctggatgacgacggtggagttctggcactgcctgacacagggctcattgcagctgttggccagcggggtcgggccacAGGGCCGGCATGGCAGGCACTGGTCGTAGCATGACATGTCTCTgtgctggaggtgcacctgggagagagggcagggaggaagaagagcacaaGGATGGGTGAGGAACAGCCTGGTTTCCTTATCGCaaaggaggcaaaggaggcaCTACTGAGTGGGGAGCTGAAAGATGTGCCAGGAGCCACAGGGTCTTCATCATGCTGTAAAGAGCAGCCTGACCCAGGGAGGCTCCCTCCTAATTCATGACCCAAAACCCCTCTCAGCCACGTCCCAGCCTCTCTCTAATCTGTTCCCCTTTTACTGTTGACCTGCCCCACAAAAGGAGATAGACTAGCAGGTCAGTCCAGGCTGGTTTCTGGGGTCCTTACAGCAGGCTTTGAGAGAGGcacaagacaacaaagaaaagagagaaaaagtgtgaGTGGAATACAGGAAAGGTAGAttggccatgttttcagagggcccagaCTGGCCCCTTCCAGTCTGCCCTTGCAGTGCAAGCCCAGAGCTCAGCCCTAAGTCAACGGCAACAAAATTTTGATCCTAAGGCACAGGACAAGTTGATTCCTGTGTACCATGTCCTAGACAGTTGCCTGCATCATAATGCAACTGAGTGTTGGATTATTCAGCTGCCACAGTAGCgtctggaaatgccagagaggtcacagcacccagaggtgatgggcactccatcacagctgaggatgctgccaacagcagcggaggtggaagagcccacaacggtgttctgtgggaaggagctgaggatggggccaggcagggtcaccaccacaggggagggctggatgacgacagtggagttctggcactgcctgacacagggctcattgcagctgttggccagcggggtcgggccacAGGGCCGGCATGGCAGGCACTGGTCGTAGCATGACATGTCTCTgtgctggaggtgcacctgggagagagggcagggaggaagaagagcacaaGGATGGGTGAGGAACAGCCTGGTTTCCTTATCGCaaaggaggcaaaggaggcaCTACTGAGTGGGGAGCTGAAAGATGTGCCAGGAGCCACAGGGTCTTCATCATGCTGTAAAGAGCAGCCTGACCCAGGGAGGCTCCCTCCTAATTCATGACCCAAAACCCCTCTCAGCCACGTCCCAGCCTCTCTCTAAgcagaccttctccccgcttccctctATCATGAGGAGATGCTCCAAAGCCCAGCACAGGACAGAGGCAGTATCAGCTGAGAGGTCCACTGAAGTGAGAGCTCACtttggaaggggaggagaaggggcttCAGACGCACCTGGTTgccaaggagaaggaggcaagagaagtggatgagagagcaGGGACTTAGGCTGGCTTTTATACCTGCCCTTCATTGCCgcaggcccagaggcaccctttgcagaggtaataattttctgacaagctcaTCTTGAATGCAGACCATTGCAGCTAATGATATGGGCTGTGCATTGgtttcctgcactgctgccttttcatttccaggtttGTGCCATGCCCATTCCCCAATGAAGGCTGCTTCTGAGTGCTGGGATGAAAGGCCCCAGCATTTGTAGGACAGGAATGCAGCAGTGCGGGTAAAAGTCTCAGCTCAAGTGCTAGATGGGTCCAGAGTAGGCAAAGGATGTCAGCCTGGGTCACTCTAGGGGGCTGTTTGAAGTGTTGTTCTCAGGAAGAAGCTCCAGCCTTTTTCAGCTGGAAGCCCAAGGGTTACCATATATGAGGACATGCCATgtccatctctttccttccctcctcagctCACCCCGATGGTCACTTCTTGTTGTCTCCCCAGGTGTGTGTGTTGTGCTGCTAGGTTTTGACCTCATCCTGCCTAACACTGCCCTCAGGAGAAACGTCTGGCCTGTTTTGACTCGTTCCCTCTTTGTGCAGTCTGCGAGTACACAAATGGTGCCGTGGGCATGTTTGAGGCCTTGTCCTTCTCCAGAACGCTCTAGCCCTGCTGCAGTTGTCCCCAGCTGTCCTCAGCAGAGTCCACAGCTGGTTGTGTTCCTATGTGTGTTCTTGTCCTGTGTGCTTTTGTGAGCAGCTGTGTTTGTGTGGATGGACATGGGACACAAATTTGTGCATGAGTCCATGCCGGTGTGCAtgagcctgtgtgtgtgtgcgtcctTG harbors:
- the LOC142404032 gene encoding feather keratin Cos2-3-like, giving the protein MSCYDQCLPCRPCGPTPLANSCNEPCVRQCQNSTVVIQPSPVVVTLPGPILSSFPQNTVVGSSTSAAVGSILSCDGVPITSGCCDLSGISSRYCGRRCPPC
- the LOC142404039 gene encoding feather keratin Cos2-3-like yields the protein MKGRYKSQPKSLLSHPLLLPPSPWQPDMSCYDQCLPCRPCGPTPLANSCNEPCVRQCQNSTVVIQPSPVVVTLPGPILSSFPQNTVVGSSTSAAVGSILSCDGVPITSGCCDLSGISRRYCGS